In Bacteroidales bacterium, the following are encoded in one genomic region:
- a CDS encoding DUF4924 family protein: protein MLIAKEKKQTNIAEYILYMWQIEDIIRAFNFDENNIEKSLISQFKQSENVLDEIRKWYNNLIYMMIEENIKEKGHLQFINNIISDIYHFHIQLINKESEKKYHELYQKALPNINEFKKLSKYNDNNDIEICLNGLYAILLLKLNKKEISQATSDAIKSFSNLLAYLSKKYKEYEEGGFELS from the coding sequence ATGCTTATTGCCAAAGAAAAAAAACAAACTAATATTGCTGAATATATCCTTTATATGTGGCAGATTGAAGATATTATCCGTGCTTTTAATTTTGATGAAAATAATATTGAAAAATCATTAATAAGCCAGTTCAAACAATCTGAAAATGTTTTAGACGAAATCAGAAAATGGTATAACAACCTAATTTATATGATGATTGAAGAAAACATTAAAGAAAAAGGACATCTGCAATTTATTAATAATATAATCTCAGATATTTACCATTTTCATATTCAATTAATAAATAAAGAAAGTGAAAAAAAATATCACGAACTATATCAAAAAGCTTTGCCTAATATTAATGAATTTAAAAAGCTGTCAAAATATAATGATAACAATGATATTGAAATTTGTTTAAATGGTTTATATGCTATATTACTTTTAAAACTAAATAAAAAAGAAATTTCGCAAGCAACTTCTGATGCAATTAAATCATTCAGTAATTTACTGGCTTACCTGTCAAAAAAATATAAAGAATATGAGGAAGGAGGGTTTGAACTAAGTTGA